The genomic segment GGTCGCGGAGAGCCGCACGCGTTCGAGGGTCTCCGCGACGCGTTCCCGCCGGGCGGTCCGGTCGAGGTCCGTGAGGGTCTCCAGGGGCACCTCCACGGACTGTGCGATGGTCCGGCGCGGATTGAGCGAGGAGAACGGGCTCTGGAACACGTACTGCACGGCGCGCAACTGCTCGGACGTCCGCTTGCGCGTCGACACCGGAAGGGGCGTGCCCGCCAGCGACACGGTGCCGTCGTAGTGCTCGTTCAGGCCCGCCACACACCGGGAGAGCGTGGTCTTGCCGGAACCGGACTCGCCGAGCAGCATGAGGCACTCACCGGGCTGGACCCGCAGATCGACGCCCTGCAGGACGGCCTTGTCGCCGTAGGACACCGACAGCCGGGAGACGGACAACGCGGCGTCCTCGTCCGGCTCGTCCGGCTCGTCGGGCGAGGACGGTTCGGTCGAGGCGGTTCCGAGGTGGGGGACCGCGGCGACCAGTCGCCGGGTGTACGGGTGCGACGGTGTCCGCAGCACTTCGTCCGCCGTTCCCCGCTCGACGATCTCTCCCTCGTACATCACCGCGACCCGGTCGGCCACAGTGGACACCACGGCGAGGTCGTGGGTGATGTAGAGCGCCGCGACGTCGTGCTGGGTGGTCAGCTGCGCGACGGTCTGCAACACCAGCGTCTGGGTCATGACGTCGAGACCGGTGGTGGGTTCGTCGAGGACGACCACGCGTGGGCGGCACGCGAATGCCATGGCGATGCCCACGCGCTGTTGCTGCCCGCCGGAGAGCTGGTGGGGGTAGCGCCGCTGGTAGTCGTCGTCTCCGGGGAGACCGACCTCGCCCAGGACCTCGGCGACCCGCTCGGCCCGTTCGGCGTCGGAGTCGCCGTAGCCGTGGATGTCGAGCACCTCACGGATCTGGACTCCGATGCACAGTGCCGGATTGAGCGACAGTGCCGGATCCTGGGGAACGTACGACACGGTGGTGCCGCGGAACCGGCGGCGGTCGGCCTCGGCCAGGGCCAGGAGGTCCACGGCCTCGCCGTCGCGGGGCCGGGCCAGCACGGTGCCGGCGACGTGGCGGAGTCCCCGCCGCACGTGGCCCAGCGCGGCCAGTCCCGCCGTGGTCTTTCCGGAACCGGACTCGCCGACGAGCGCGAGTACCTCACCGGGCGCGATGTCGTACGACACGCCCTTGAGGACCTCGTCTCCGGCGAGAGTGCCGATCCGGAGATCGTCGACGACGAGTGCGTCGCGTGTGGCGAGTCGCGTCACGACGTCACCTCCCTGTCGCGGCGCGCGGCCGCGGACGCCAGTGAATCGGTGATGAGGTTGGTGCCCACGGTCAGCACGGCGATCGCGAGCACGGGCAGCAGCACGCCCCAGGGCTGGACGACGAGGGCGATGCGGTTCTCGTTGATCATCAGTCCCCAGTCGGCCGTGGGCGGCTGGATGCCGAGCCCGAGGAACGACAGCGAGGCGACGTACCCGATGGAGTAGGTCAGTCGGAGCCCGAGCTCCACCATGAGAGGCCCGGTGATGTTGGGCAGGATCTCCCGCAGCAGCACCTTCCACCGGGGCATGGCGTACATCTCCGCGGCACGGACGAAGTCGCTGCCCACGACCGACGCCGTGGCCTGCCGCGCGACGCGGGCCACGCGGGGCGCGTGCGTGATGCCGATGACGATGACCAACAGCCAGCCCTGCGGTCCGAGCATGGCGATGGCGAGCAGGGCGAACACGAGCTGCGGGAACGACAGCAGCACGTCGTTGCCGCGCATGATCACGGTGTCGAGCAGGCCACCGCGGTAGCCCGCGATCATGCCGAGGGCGGTGCCGAGCACGACCCCGAGCGCGGTGGCCAGCACCGCGTACAGCAGCAGCGTGCCGCCACCGGCGAGGAACCGGCTCAGCACGTCGCGGCCGAGGTCGTCGGTGCCGAGCACACCGGTGTCGGTGAACGGCTTGCCCGTGAACTCGCCGACGTCGTGGCCGGTGAGCAGCGGTCCGAACCACGGCCCGAATACGGCCACCACGACGACCACGCCGGTGAGGACGAGCCCGAGTCTGGCCTGCGGCAGAGAGAGCGCGCGACGGAGAAGGCTCATGAGGACACTCCCGTGCGTTGCTTGGGATCGGCGACGATGCCGAGCACGTCGGCGACGAGGTTGACGAGCACGTAGACGCCCGCGATGAGCAGCGTGATCGACTGCACCACCTCGACGTCCCGGTTGTTCACCGCGTCGATCAGGGCCGCGCCGATTCCGGGGTAGCGGAACAGGAACTCGACCACCACGACGCCCCCGGCGAGCCATGCGAGCTGGAGCGCGACGACCTGGGCCACGGGGCCGATGGCGTGGGGCAGCGCGTGCCGGGTGAGGACCACGCGTTCCGGCAGTCCCTTGAGCCGGGCCATCTCGACGTAGCCGCTGTCGAGGACCTCACTCATCGTCGCTCGCATCATGCGCGTGATGTACGGCGTGACGACGAGCGCGAGCGTGAGCACGGGCAGTACGAGCTGTTCGGGATGCGTCCACACGGGTTCGCCGGGGCGGGCCAGCGTCACCGACGGCAGGATCGGGAACACGGTCGTGGAGAGCACCACGACGAGGGCGACACCGATCACGAACTCGGGCAGCGCGGCCACGACGAGGCTGAACGCGGACACGGTGTGGTCGGCGGCCCGCCCCCGGCGCAGCGCACTCCACGTGCCGAGCAGCAACCCGGCGGCGGTGCTCAGCACGGCGGCCACGACGAGCAGGAGGCCCGAGGCGGGGATGCGGTCGGCGAGCAGCTCGTTGACCGAGCCCTGGGTGGCCGTCGAGGTGCCCAGATCACCCGTCAGCACGCCGCCGAGCCAGTCGAGGTAGCGCTGCCACACGGGTTGGTCGAGTCCGAGTTGCTGGTGCAGGGCGGCGATCCGCTCGGGCGTGGCCTGCTGGCCGAGGATGGCGCGGGCCGGATCACCGGGCAGCAGCAGGGTCGCCACGAACACCAGCAGTGTCACCAGCCAGAGCACCACGACGCTGGCGAGCAGCCGGCGCAGGATCAATCGAGTCACACGGGCCTCCTCAGCCGAGCCAGACGTCGCCGAACGAGTAACCGGACAGCGGCAGGCCCGTGCGGTCGGGGACGAGTCCCGCGACGTACACCTGGTAGGCGTCGACCTGGTTGACGAACCCCCACACGATGTTGCCGCCGCGTTCGTACTCGATGCGCTGCGCCGCGTGGATCAGGTCCGTGCGTTCCTCCTCGTCGAGCGTGCGGCGAGCCCGGTCGACGAGGCCGCGGAACTCGGCGTCGTCCCAGTGGGTCTCGTTGTACGGAGCGTCGGGCAGCGCGCCGGAGGCCACCTGGGGCAGGTAGTTGCGGGTGTACCAGAACGACTGGGCGAAGTCCCAGCTCAGGTAGTTCTCCCCGAAGAAGGTCGTCGTGTCCAACCGTCGCAATCGGACGGTGACCCCGGCGGCCTTGGCCTGTTGCTGGAAGACCTGCGCGGCTTCCACCGCTCCGGCCTGGATCGGCGCGGTCACCAGTTCGACCTCCAGCGCCGGATGTCCGGCCTCGCGCAGCAGTTCCCGTGCCTTCGCGATGTCCTGCCGCCGTTGTGGCAGGTGGGAGGCGTAGCCGGGGTCGAACGGCGCGTACAGGTCGTTGCCGATGCGGCCCTGACCACTGAGGACCTGGTTGACCATCTGTTCGCGGTCGACGATCAGTCGCAGTGCCTGACGCACCCGCACGTCGTCGAACGGAGGGCGGTCCACCCGCATGGTGAACGGGAGCCAGGTGCCCGTCTCGGAGCTGAGGATCCGCAGGCGCTCGTCGCTGCGCAGGACGTCCACCAACGCCATCGGCACCTGGTCGATGGCGTCCACCTGCGACGACAGCAGCGCGTTGATGCGGGCGTCGTCCTCCCCGAAGTTGATGAGGACGAGTTCGTCGAGGTACGGCCTGCCCGGGCGCCAGTAGTGCTCGTTGCGCACGAACACGCTCTGCAGTCCTGGGGAGAACGACTGCACCCGGAACGGTCCCGTCCCCACCGGCCGGTCGAGCGAGAAGTCCTCGGGCACGATGCCGAGCGAGTACTGGGCCAGGTAGTCGTCGAACACGCTGCACGGCTCGGAGAGCCGGAACTCCACGGTGCGGTCGCCGGTGGGCACAACCTCGTCGAGCATCGTGAGGCTCGCGGCACCGCTCTTCGGGTCGTCGGGGTCCATGATCCGGCGGAACGTCGCGCGCACGTCGGCCGGGGTGACGGGGCGGCCGTCGCAGAACCGGACGCCCTCGCGCACGGTCGCGGTCCACGTCGTCGCGTCGTCGGACGAGGTGAGCGACTCGGCGACCAGCATCTGGAGTTCGTACTCGTGGTCGCGGTACACCAGTGGCTCGTAGAGGTTGCGCACCCGTGCGATGTCGGGGTTGGTGGCGGGGATGTTCGGGTCGAGGTTGTCGGAGGCGCCACCGCCCGTGACTCCTACCCGCAGTCGTCCTCCGCGCCGGGGCGGTCCGGTGGGCTCGGTGGCGGCGCTCGACGCACCGCCGCACGCGGCGAGCAACGGTGTCGCCGCGGTGGCCAGTGCGCCGAGCAGGAATGATCGTCTCTGTAAGGATGTGTCAAACAACGTCGAGGACTTCCGGTCGGGCGGGAGCGGCTTCCTTGTTCAGGAAATGCCACGCCCCGCATAGTCGGGAACGGGTCGCTGGTAGCGCCGCAGCCGCGCTGCCACGTCGTCCGGGAACGGCGCGGCGCGGGCGTGTGCGACGTGCAGAGCGAGCAGCTCCTCGGTGGCGACGAGCGTGTCGCCGACGGTCATCTCGTGACAGAACCGCAGTTTCTTGCCATCCACGGAGACGACCTGGGTGGTCACGGTCAGCTCGCTGCGTGCGGCGACCTCACGGAGGTACCGCACGTGCGCCTCGACCGTGTAGAGGGAACAACCCGTCTCGGTGCGGTAGCGCTCGTCCATGCCGACCACCTCCATCAGGTGGTCGGTGGCGAAGCCGAACACCATGACGTAGAAGGGCTCGCTGAGGTGGCCGTTGTAGTCGATCCACTCGTCACGGACGGTGTCGCGGTAGATGAGTGGCGCACTCGGCTCACTCATCGCCGCCGTCCTTCAACGCCCGCAGCGCGCGTTGCACAGCGATCACGCCGCGGTCGCGTTCGGACACCAGGTCGAGGAACGTCCGTCCGTCCGCTTCGGACTCACAACCGGCCACCATGTCGTCGCGCAACCGCGACGTCAGCTCCGGTGCGTCCAACCGGGTCCACGGTTCCTTCAACGCCGGTCCGAAGTGGTCGAGCATGTGCGCCATACCGCCCTCGCCACCGGCGAGGTGGAACGTCAGGCAGGGGCCCTGGACCGGCCAGCGCAGGCCCGGGCCGTCGGTGATCGCGGTGTCGATCTGCTCGGGCGTCGCCTCGCCGTTCGCCACCATGTGCAACGCCTCCCGCCAGAGCGCCTCCTGGAGCCGGTTGGCGATGAACCCGGGCAGCTCGCGGTCCATGGTGATGACCGACTTGCCGACGTGGCGGTAGAAGTCGCTCGCCCAGTCGACGGCCCAGCGCTCGGTGCGCTCACCACCGACGACCTCCACCAGCGGGATGAGGTACGGCGGGTTGAACGGATGCCCCACGACGAGCCGTTCCGGCGTCGCCGCGTCGACCTGCATGTCGGTCATGGCGAACCCCGAGGTCGACGACGCGATCACCACGCCCGGCGCGGTGACGGCGTCGATGTCGGCGAGCAGCCGCCGCTTCAGGTCGAGGGCTTCCGGGGCGCTCTCCTGCACGAAGCCGGCTCCGTCGACCGCCTCGGCGAGAGTCGGGACCACGGTGAGGTTGTCCGGCGAGGCGCCGTCGGCCAGCCCCAGCTCGGTCAGCGCGGGCCACGCCGCCTCCACCAGCCGGGACAGCCGCTCGGCGGCGCCGTCACCCGGATCCCACGCGCGGACGGTGTAGCCGCGGGCGAGGAAATGCGCAGCCCAGCCGCCGCCGATGACCCCGGCACCGACGCACGCGACCGTCTCGACCTCCTGGGGCGACCACGTCGCGGCGCTCGTCACGCTGCTCCCTTCAGGCCGAGGATGCGCCGGGCCGTGTCGGGGCTCGCGACCGTCGCGCCGAGGTCCTCCACGATGCGCACCGCACGCTCCACCAGCTGCCCGTTGGTCGCCTTGACGCCCTTCGACAGGTAGAGGTTGTCCTCCAGACCCACCCGCACGTGGCCGCCGCGCAACACGGACTCGGCCACCCACGGCAGCTGGTTCCGTCCGATCGCGAACGAGGCCCACTGCGCCCCGGCGGGCAGCATGTCGACCATCACCTGGAGCAGCTGCGGGTTCGGGGGAGCGCCGTAGGGGATGCCCATGCAGAGCTGGAACAGCGGCGGCGCGTCGATCAGTCCTTCTTCGACGAGCTTGGTGGCGAACCAGAGGTTGCCGGTGTCGAAGATCTCCAGTTCCGGCTTCACGCCGAGCTCCTGGACGCGCCGCGCGCCGACCCGCAGCATGTCCGGAGTCGACACGTAGAGCTGGTGGCCCTCGCCGAAGTTGAGCGAGCCGCAGTCGAGCGTGCAGATGTCGGGGAGCAGCTCCTCGACGTGCGGAAGTCGGTCCCGGGCGTTCACGAGGTCGGTGCCGTCGACGGGCTTGAGCGGGTCCTCGTCGTCGAGTACGAGGTCGCCGCCCATCCCCGCGGTGAGGTTGACGACGACGTCCACTCCGGACTCGCGGACGCGACGCACCACCTCGCGGTACAGGGCGACGTCGCGGGAGCCCTGTCCCGTCTCGACGTCGCGCACGTGGATGTGCACCACGGCCGCACCGGCGTTGGCGGCCTCGATCGCGGAGTCCGCGATCTGTTCCGGGGTCACGGGCACGTGTTCGCTCTTGCCTACCGTGTCACCGGCGCCGGTCAACGCGCAGGTGATGATCACTTCGTCGTTCATGGTCGCCCTTCGACGATGGTGCGTTCGATGAAGTCGTGGAGATGCGCTCGCATGTGGTCCACCGAGCAGCCTCGTTTCCCGGTCAGCACCTGGATGCCGAGTCCGTCGATGAGTGCACTCAGTCTGGTGGCGAGCTCGTCGGCGTCCTGCTTGCGGAACACTCCCTGTCTCTGTCCGGTTCGGATGGTCATCGAGATGGTCTGGTACCAGCGGTCGTAGGCGTCGTTGTACAGCTCCCGGACCGCGGGGTTGAGCGTGCTCTCCGTCCACACCTGCAGCCACACCGACCACTCGTCGTGCAGCACTCCGGGAGTCGGGAGCTGGAGCTCGACGAGCCGCACGAGCCGTTCCCGGGCGTCGGCGATGGCGTGCAGTTCGGCGACCTGCCGGTCGAACGCCAGCTTGACGTTGCGCCTCAGTGCCTCCAGCAGGACGTCGTTCTTGCTCGGGAAGTAGTAGTGGATGGCCGCGTTGCTCGTGCCGAGTTCACGCGCGATGTCGGAGATGCGTACCTGGTGATAGCCGCGGCGCGCGATGAGGCGCCACGCGGTCTCCAGGATGCGCCGACGTGCCTCCGACTGCGGTCCTTCCACGGGCGCGCTGCGTGATCGCGCCGTCGGAGCCGGAACGGCGGTGACGGTCGTGGCGTCGTCCCGGCCGTTGAGCAGCCAGTTCACCGTCACGCCCGAGTACTCGGCGATGCGAACGAGTTCGTGCGGCGAGAACCGGCGGGTGCCACCCAGCGATTTGGACAGTTTGGACTCGTCCATGCCGATGGCGGCGGCGAACTCCCGTTGTGCGCCCGGACGTGCGTGAAGGAGACTTCGGACCCGTCGGCGTAGTTCGTCGCTCTCACTCACGCAGCCTGACCGTAGTGTCGACTTGCGATTATCGCAACCACCTGTTCTTTGTGAGCTAAATTTCCCTGGCACACAAGCATTTTGCGAAAGCAGTGGTCGGTTGGTCAGTCAGTGCGCACGAGCACTGACATGGAAAGGCGGTCTGGCAGGCTTACCGCATGAGACGGTCGGCCTTCGGATGGTTCACCCGGCGCGAGACCTACCGCAGGTGGACGTACTTCATCCTCGGCGGCGCGTTGGCCGCGCCGTTCGTGCTGTTCGGGGCGGTGTTCGTGCCCTCGGTCGTGCCGCTGGCCGCGACTCTGCCCACAGCGGTACTGATCGGCGGCGGCGTGGCGTTGCTGGCGCTCGTTCTGGTCGCGTTCCTGCCCGCCGTGCGCGTGCTGGAGGGCGCGGCCGTGCGGGAACTGCTCGACGATCCGGTGCCGGATGCGGAGTTCGGTGCCACCGATCGCTGGTCGGTGCGCGTGCGTTCCATGGTGATGTTCGCCGCACACGTCTTCGCCGGTGCACTGCTGAGCCTGCTGAGCCTCGCGCTGCCGGTCCTGGTCGCGA from the Saccharomonospora azurea NA-128 genome contains:
- a CDS encoding thioesterase family protein; this translates as MSEPSAPLIYRDTVRDEWIDYNGHLSEPFYVMVFGFATDHLMEVVGMDERYRTETGCSLYTVEAHVRYLREVAARSELTVTTQVVSVDGKKLRFCHEMTVGDTLVATEELLALHVAHARAAPFPDDVAARLRRYQRPVPDYAGRGIS
- a CDS encoding TetR/AcrR family transcriptional regulator yields the protein MSESDELRRRVRSLLHARPGAQREFAAAIGMDESKLSKSLGGTRRFSPHELVRIAEYSGVTVNWLLNGRDDATTVTAVPAPTARSRSAPVEGPQSEARRRILETAWRLIARRGYHQVRISDIARELGTSNAAIHYYFPSKNDVLLEALRRNVKLAFDRQVAELHAIADARERLVRLVELQLPTPGVLHDEWSVWLQVWTESTLNPAVRELYNDAYDRWYQTISMTIRTGQRQGVFRKQDADELATRLSALIDGLGIQVLTGKRGCSVDHMRAHLHDFIERTIVEGRP
- a CDS encoding ABC transporter substrate-binding protein; protein product: MFDTSLQRRSFLLGALATAATPLLAACGGASSAATEPTGPPRRGGRLRVGVTGGGASDNLDPNIPATNPDIARVRNLYEPLVYRDHEYELQMLVAESLTSSDDATTWTATVREGVRFCDGRPVTPADVRATFRRIMDPDDPKSGAASLTMLDEVVPTGDRTVEFRLSEPCSVFDDYLAQYSLGIVPEDFSLDRPVGTGPFRVQSFSPGLQSVFVRNEHYWRPGRPYLDELVLINFGEDDARINALLSSQVDAIDQVPMALVDVLRSDERLRILSSETGTWLPFTMRVDRPPFDDVRVRQALRLIVDREQMVNQVLSGQGRIGNDLYAPFDPGYASHLPQRRQDIAKARELLREAGHPALEVELVTAPIQAGAVEAAQVFQQQAKAAGVTVRLRRLDTTTFFGENYLSWDFAQSFWYTRNYLPQVASGALPDAPYNETHWDDAEFRGLVDRARRTLDEEERTDLIHAAQRIEYERGGNIVWGFVNQVDAYQVYVAGLVPDRTGLPLSGYSFGDVWLG
- a CDS encoding 3-hydroxyacyl-CoA dehydrogenase NAD-binding domain-containing protein, with translation MTSAATWSPQEVETVACVGAGVIGGGWAAHFLARGYTVRAWDPGDGAAERLSRLVEAAWPALTELGLADGASPDNLTVVPTLAEAVDGAGFVQESAPEALDLKRRLLADIDAVTAPGVVIASSTSGFAMTDMQVDAATPERLVVGHPFNPPYLIPLVEVVGGERTERWAVDWASDFYRHVGKSVITMDRELPGFIANRLQEALWREALHMVANGEATPEQIDTAITDGPGLRWPVQGPCLTFHLAGGEGGMAHMLDHFGPALKEPWTRLDAPELTSRLRDDMVAGCESEADGRTFLDLVSERDRGVIAVQRALRALKDGGDE
- a CDS encoding BKACE family enzyme, which translates into the protein MNDEVIITCALTGAGDTVGKSEHVPVTPEQIADSAIEAANAGAAVVHIHVRDVETGQGSRDVALYREVVRRVRESGVDVVVNLTAGMGGDLVLDDEDPLKPVDGTDLVNARDRLPHVEELLPDICTLDCGSLNFGEGHQLYVSTPDMLRVGARRVQELGVKPELEIFDTGNLWFATKLVEEGLIDAPPLFQLCMGIPYGAPPNPQLLQVMVDMLPAGAQWASFAIGRNQLPWVAESVLRGGHVRVGLEDNLYLSKGVKATNGQLVERAVRIVEDLGATVASPDTARRILGLKGAA
- a CDS encoding ABC transporter permease, translating into MSLLRRALSLPQARLGLVLTGVVVVVAVFGPWFGPLLTGHDVGEFTGKPFTDTGVLGTDDLGRDVLSRFLAGGGTLLLYAVLATALGVVLGTALGMIAGYRGGLLDTVIMRGNDVLLSFPQLVFALLAIAMLGPQGWLLVIVIGITHAPRVARVARQATASVVGSDFVRAAEMYAMPRWKVLLREILPNITGPLMVELGLRLTYSIGYVASLSFLGLGIQPPTADWGLMINENRIALVVQPWGVLLPVLAIAVLTVGTNLITDSLASAAARRDREVTS
- a CDS encoding ABC transporter ATP-binding protein, which translates into the protein MTRLATRDALVVDDLRIGTLAGDEVLKGVSYDIAPGEVLALVGESGSGKTTAGLAALGHVRRGLRHVAGTVLARPRDGEAVDLLALAEADRRRFRGTTVSYVPQDPALSLNPALCIGVQIREVLDIHGYGDSDAERAERVAEVLGEVGLPGDDDYQRRYPHQLSGGQQQRVGIAMAFACRPRVVVLDEPTTGLDVMTQTLVLQTVAQLTTQHDVAALYITHDLAVVSTVADRVAVMYEGEIVERGTADEVLRTPSHPYTRRLVAAVPHLGTASTEPSSPDEPDEPDEDAALSVSRLSVSYGDKAVLQGVDLRVQPGECLMLLGESGSGKTTLSRCVAGLNEHYDGTVSLAGTPLPVSTRKRTSEQLRAVQYVFQSPFSSLNPRRTIAQSVEVPLETLTDLDRTARRERVAETLERVRLSATLADRLPDQLSGGERQRAAIARALVTTPDVLLCDEVTSALDVSVQASIIELLCSLREELGTAMLFVTHNIALARHVADHIAVLRDGLIVESGTVEEVLGDPQHPYTRDLLAHTPRMTT
- a CDS encoding ABC transporter permease → MTRLILRRLLASVVVLWLVTLLVFVATLLLPGDPARAILGQQATPERIAALHQQLGLDQPVWQRYLDWLGGVLTGDLGTSTATQGSVNELLADRIPASGLLLVVAAVLSTAAGLLLGTWSALRRGRAADHTVSAFSLVVAALPEFVIGVALVVVLSTTVFPILPSVTLARPGEPVWTHPEQLVLPVLTLALVVTPYITRMMRATMSEVLDSGYVEMARLKGLPERVVLTRHALPHAIGPVAQVVALQLAWLAGGVVVVEFLFRYPGIGAALIDAVNNRDVEVVQSITLLIAGVYVLVNLVADVLGIVADPKQRTGVSS